The sequence TCTTTTCTCCGTTCTCCTTGTATTCACTTTTTTCCTCGTGGCACCCCTTCCTTGATTTTTCTAGTCAACGAAATCTAAAATGCTAGTCCAATCTAAAGCTTCAAGAGTTCTCTATCCAAGAATAAGCACAATTCTTGCAACAATAGAAACGCAGCACACTTCAGAGAGCAcaagtaacaaaataaaaaataaaagagggaAGGAGAGTCCGTCGACGTACAATAGTCACTATCCGCTTCGAAGAGGCCAGCAGGACCCTGCCATGGTCGTCAAGCACAAAGCCGGCTGGAGGCTTGGGCAGCGGAGAAGAATGACTCCGGCGATTCTGAGGGCCGGGGACAACATCCACCAGTCTTCCCCCGTCATCCACCGGCGGCCTCTCCGGAGCCTTCCTCCTCCCGGGCTTCTTCTTGGCAGCCCCTGTCTGCTGCTGCTGTTTCGTGGCGCGGCAAAAACCAGGCCTCTTTTTGGAGGCGGGGATCAAAACTGGGAGAGAAGTGAAACGAGAGGGCCCCAGATGAGATCGAGCGTGGGGAAGGCAAAAAGAAGAGGGCGAGGCGGCAGAAACACCCATCATCTTGAGGGGGCTTCTCGGATGCAGACAAGATGTTAGACGAAATGACCGAGCGAAGAAACGGCTCTCCGACTCCAGTTGAGAGTCGTGTACATAGGGAGGCGACGGACTCTGCAGCGCTTCAAAAGGTAGATGAGCTGGAGATCGGGATGTAGCGCAGGTAAGGGAGAAGACCGGAGACGAAGAGGAACGGAGACGGGGTGGCGGCTGGTCCGTGGTTTTAGTTCAGCCGGAGGATATTTTTGTGCGTGCGTCGTGATCGAACCGAAGGTTCGAACGCCGACTCGGTTCACCGAACCCATCAAGGTCGGTGGTTTGGTTCAGCTTGGACCACATGCAACCACGTGCATGATCTACCGCTTATCATGCTTTCAGATTCGCACCAACGCTTGATTGGTTGTCTTCCTCTTTTCCCAGTAAAACCTACTTTTTCTGTCCACCAACTTATCCAAAGCAGAAGTTTTGACTGAGCTAAACAAAATGATGAGTGATTTGGATGAAGTAAATTCAAAGTTGTAGCTAAAGTTCATTTCCAGAAGATACATTGGACAAGAAAACACTCCTTTAATGTTCAACAATTGGCCCTCTTAAATTGTTTAGGAGTTGTTGGCTGAATTCCCAGCACTTGATGCTTAATTCCTCGTCTCTTGCAACAGCAGAAGGCAATGTCTCATTGCAATCCCCAAAATATTTTCCAGTTACATCTTTCATGTCAGGATGTAGAGCAAGATAGCAGGTAGTAGATGCACCCTGCAGTTTGAAGCACATGTATTGTGGGTACTAGATGATGAACTAGGATCAGAGAGCTTCTAAATCTGATTAAGATTGGATTTAAatacaatttgcagacatgtagagAAGAACTTCGAGAAACTGGGCATACCTGAGGTATGGATTTTAAGAAAGGTTTCATCGCAACAGCAATGGCATCCAGTATAAATGCTGATACAACAGAGAATTCATTATAGTTGAGATTTTGCGATAAAAAAGTAAGTGAAAGGTAATCACTTACAGCTAATATTTAGATAGCGGCACACATTAGTATGGATTGCTCCAGGATGAAGAGAATTTGCTGTTATGTTGCAGCCCTTTTCCTATACAAGCAGCAAATTCCCCATAAGCTTTTACATGGACAAGAAATGCAGAAAAGTAAACAATGCAAAAAGGTCAATACATCAATTTAGAAGTACCCTTTAAGAAATGTGGTTCTCATTTTTCATGGGTCCTTATATATGTTATTAGTCTGACCATTACAGATACAACAATCAAGAGATTGATAGATTGTGTGCACTTATCGCTTAATATTAGACTTCAAATCCTTCACCTGAGACTATTTTGCACTAAGACAGCAGGATAAGTTGCAAATCAAATTAAAACCACACATGAAAGAAATTAACGGCAAGGAAGTCTTTTGGCTGTTACAAGGAATGCTGTTCTATCAAATATAAACAATTATTTTCTTTACTTACAATATTGACTTCCATCTCAAACCACACCAGAAATTCCTCTTTGGCAACAGGTTGCTTTTCTATTGCATAAATAGGATGCATAAGCAGCATGACCTTTAACTCCACAAGTTAATTGGTAGAACATAAGATTATTTGGAGGTCTTCGACAATATGTTTCCTCCATTAAGATCACTCCAAACTTAAGTCTTAAGTGAATGTCTTCTGCAATTTGAAGAGTCATACATGTCTGCCATGTGGATATGTGATCCACATGGGTGTTAATTGACCTCTACCAAGTGAATATGATGTCTGATATTAGAATTTGCGCGTGCCCTCCATGTGCCAACCCCTGCCGGCACAGTATAGTTGCAATAGCACGCAGCACGAATCAAGTAGCAGTACCAGCATATATAATCCAACATAATTTAAAATCAGCTCAGGAGGCTAACTTCCTAATTAGCATTAAGCATTCTTAACAATGAGATGTGTGAAAGAAAGTATGACCGATATGCTGTTTAAACAAATACTGCATCATGTATCAACGAAGTCAAAGAAGCAGAATTGTTCAATCCGAAGAAAATTCACAAGGTTGAGTCATCGTCAATGGTCAAAATGCCTGAGAAGAATCAGTTTTGTTTCTTTCCTTCACAACTTTcttaatattcatgataaaatctgTGCATCACACAAAACTTCAAATGTAAGACAATGAATAGTTGGTCTACCACTAGATCAATTTAGAACCCATTTCTAGTGCCAGTTGAGGGTGTAAGTCCTCCATGATAAAGGTCAGAAAATGCAAAGAAAGGTTGATAAGTGCTAATTTGACTCAGTTAATCACCGAATACCAAGAATAGATACTTCTTGATCAAAGATTTCAAACTATACTTGGCCTACaacataatgaaaatgcaaaagataaTTTGCCTTGTCTAAAACTAACATTGaaaacttttcatgatcaatACATAGGAATAAGGATTTAATCTTCAACTCTAATTTTTTCTATCTTCACAATCTAGTCATCAAATAACACAAGGTAAATCTGGACAGGCTAAAGATATACCTGTAAACGCCGAGAAAGCTCATTTGCATGCCATATATTTGCCAGCTTAGAATGAGAATAAGCAGCAAAAGGTCCATAGCTGACAGATGGCAAGAAGCAAATCTCTTCATCAATGGTTCCAGAatataatagcaaaaagaaaataacttcACTCTCAGTTAAACTTCAGAATATTCTTAAACTAAAATCTAGGATGAATTCTGAGGCTACTGCTTACTTAGATTGATCATTTATCTTCTCCAAATTAAACCAAGATTCATCAAATTTGCTTGAATGACCCAAAGACGAAACACTAACAATCCTTCCCTGTATTCCTGTTTCTTCGGCAGTAACTATCATCTTGTTCATCAACAGATTAGTAAGTAAAAAATGTCCTGCATTTTAACACAGCAATAAACCCATTAAATTTCAAGTACGACATTACTAATGGATTTTTTGGCATTGAATAAGTGCATGATCTAGTTTTCGTTACTATATCTGGTGTCTCATCTGGCTGCTCGAATTCACCAAGATTGGAACTTTCCTGGATTAAGTTCAACAGGGGATAACATTTTAGCGAATTTATATTCCAAAGATGATTGTTCTCACCAAGGTGATTAGTAGCAAACTGCATCTCTATTCCATCTTTGGATAGCTGGAAGGGACAGGCCATAATCCCTGCATTGTTGCTGCTCAAATAATGTGTTTTTTACCAAATGTTTCAGAGCACACAATTAGCTTACCACAAAAAGAATAAGAGGAAGGAAAATTAGAATCTTGAATGCTACAAGAGCATTGTGACGCTTACATGAGAATGTTTAGGTGCTCGTACGATGAATTAAACGATCGAGCAAAGGACTCCACCGAATCGAGGGAGCTCAAATCCATCTCCATAACATGGATCTTGGCATCCGCATTCTGCTCCAAAATGCTTTCTTTCACCTTTCCGCCGCTTTCCAGCGACCGGCAGGGGATGACGACGGTGGCGCCTCTCAGTGCCAGAACCCTTGCGGTTTCCTTCCCAATTCCACTAGTTGCCCCTGCCAATGACCAACACGCCAACAACATAAAACACTCTTCCAGGGATAGAAAACGATCCATAGAACAAAACCCCAGATCGACAAACAAGCAGGGAAGTACCGGTGACAATGGCAGTGAGTTGGCTGGCGTCGATGCCTTCAGTGACCTCTTCCGCGGTGGAGGAAGAGTGGAAGCCACGAGAGGAAACCTTGTCTCCTTTCCAGAACAGGGGGATCCAGTTCCAAGATCCCATTTTTAATCGCTGTCGTCAGTGAAAATCTCAGCTTTGCTCGCTGAATCCGCAGGAGGAATTCTTAGAGCTACTAAAACCAGAAAAGGGATTAGCCACAATAGGAACTGGATACAATAGCCACGATCAGATGTCTTTTTGGGCTCGTGAGATCATGGAAACaactcttagaaagagaacaaaaGATTCCACCTCTGGAAGAGGTTATGGAGTGACCGGATCATCAGAAGAAGCTCTGCAGCTGCTTAGGGTTCTCACATCCACATGTATTAGTCTTATTtatataagttcatgttgactcaAACACTTCAACATGCTGAACCAGAGAGATAGAGAAACTTTGTGATTCAAACGACTGACGCACAAGCCATCGTCCACATTGTCAATGGCTCCCAGCAATATTCTTGCAACTGCAAGCTATTATTTCAGATATACACCTCATAATAGCTAACCTTCAAGTGTTCTGTATCAGTTTTATTCTCAGGTCACTCGAGCAAGACCCCATCGGCTGGACGATTAGAGAGCTCGTCCAACCCTCTTGTTCATTGTTTTTTATTCAATGATGTCTCTTTACTTGAAACAACAAAAACTATGCTTCTTCCTTGACTAGCCTTCCTTGACTTCAGCGGCTTCTCTTTCACAAATCCAATTTAATTCTGCAAATGAGGCTTCAGCTGTAGTTGAAATGAATCAGTTTTCCAAGCTCCAGTTGACCCAATTCTGCATGCAGTGTTACAGCCAGCACCACTTTTCTTCTTCACCGCTCAATTATGCTTCTGGCTTACTCTTTTACGAGTCTAATGAATTCTGTAAATGAGGGCGTAGTTAACAGCTCATTTCCTGATGTGAGACAGCATGGTGAAGCCATTAATGGGGTATTGGTGTGGCCAAGTGATGTCTCCATCAATCAAGCTTCAACCTTGAACATTTTCAACTCTCATTTGTGGTGCTTGGAAGCCTAAGAAGATGGAGACGTTGGATTGCCTCCTTGGCCAAGGAATGGTTGCACTTGCGCCAAACTCCACCAACTTGTTGCAGCCCTTGCACGGCATTCAGCCATGGTTTCTTCTAGAGATGCTCATAGCCATGAATTCCATGTTTCTCGTGGAATGTGAGGCAGCTGTGACGAGAGAAAAATAATAAGGCAAGGCGGAtggcgcgcgcgcacacacacacactccaTGCGAGGAGCTTCAACCACAGTGCTGCCCACAAAGTTGGGATCCTGATGGAATCTTAAGCGACTCCATCAAATCTCTCCACAGTTGTCATCCCCCTCCAAAAACACCTGCAATCTTTATTAGTTTTAGTTAATGAAAAATAGAGCTTAAATAATGTTAACAAAACTGAATCAAGATATGATGGCCTTTGGCAATTGCTGATTTCCTACAGTTTCTGGAAATGATTTTTTCGATTTTTTCAGAGTTtttgaaacaaaaacaaaatcacaaCAAAACCATTTTCCCCATAATAAATTTTGTAATgaaagaataagaagaaaaataaaaaactgaAGCCAGAAGAAGCCCCCATTAATAGTTCTTATTCTTTCCATTCCTTCCTGCTGCAGTTTCTCAGCGCTATATTGCGTTAATAAGACAAGCACCCTCCTCCAACCACCCATCTGTCTACCTGCCTCCTGACCCGGGTCCTATGTTGGCCGTTCGGAAACTTTAGTAACAAAGCAGGTGGGTCCCGAGTCATGGCGTAGCCGGTGGGGAAGGGTGTTTCTCGagaggaagggtcggaggagacatAATATAACAGCATCATCACCCATGGAAGCCGCGCACAACACATGGAGAACGAACTCCCGCGACAGCTGcgtccctcttcctcttcttcttcttcttctcctcctcctcctccctcttaatcccacacgtatctctctctctctctctctctctcctcttgtcTTCAAATAAGGATTGGGGTTCTTCCCAAGTGCGAGGAACTGCGCATCCGATCGCAGATCGAGGTGCCTTCCAAATCGCCGTCCTTTGATCGCCTCAGGGCGTCCCTTCTTGATCTCGCCTTTGGCTGCGGCGGTGGTGGATCCAGAGTGTTGGTGAGGGGATCAAAAGAGGATCTTGATGGAGGAGAGCAAGGTGTTGGACGGGAAGACGCTGCGGACTGTGCTGTCCATCCTCCAGTGGTGGGGCTTCAACGTCACCGTCATCATCATGAATAAGTGGATCTTTCAGGTCAAGCCGATTtgattctcttccttctcctctcttaTGTTTTACTTTCCTTGCTTTTCCTGGATGCCATGAGTTCTATGACCTTGTTTGGTGTTTGGCTGGTTTTCCTTTTATTGATTTGTGTTGATCGTCTCAAAAAGGTGAGATTTTTAGGCCACGATTAACGCGTTTGATGTGAATTTCCCTTGTCAATATGTTATTGGACGAGCCCTCGTCTCATACTGGTAAAGTCTGCGCCTTTTTGTGATATTTCCACATTAGGAAGTTGGTTTACCAAGCCTTTTGTTAGGTTTTATGAATAAATTTCTCTTTTCTCACCTCAGAACTTAGAATTGCAGGTGACGCAATTGCTTTGTCCAAGATGGGTGTTTTACAGGTTCAAATGCAGGTTGAAATTTTAATCGTTGGTACGAGGATCAATATATTAAGCAGagtaataaagataaatttgataTGGAAAGTAATGAAACCTTTTTGATGGAAATTCTTTGAATCCAATTTTATGATTCTTGGCCTTCCTATTCTATTCTGCGCATCAAACACATGTACCCTGTGTGATGCAGATCTTTCTCCCTCATTTTCAGAAGGGTTTGTGGAATGGAAGAATAGGAATGCCAAAATGTTGAGCTAAATGATTTGTAGGGTAACATCGATTACTGCAGGTGGACTTGTTGCTTGGATATCACTAGCAGTTTGATGATGAGCTATGTACTTAATAGGGTTCTtagatttctttttcctttttcttgaggGAATGTGATTTGCATATGTTCTCTCTGCATTCCTATGCTCATGGTAGGTGCGTGTCTTGCCTACACTATCCTTAAAAGAGTCGGCCAAGAGTTGTCCTCCTGTGTAGCTTATTTTCTTTGTATACTGGAAACAACTTCACAACATAGAAGCAATTAAATTTCTAGTAAAGGGAAAGAAATCATGAATTTCAAACATTCAGCTAGAATTCATAGTATTTTCAATATTAATCTGGCATAAATTATGAAAATGAGGGCTGAAAGTGATGATTTGAATCGGGAGTTTCTTGATGACTGCTATATTCATTTACAGTGCATTCCCAGGATTATGGCTTGAGATCCTTCGGCTTCTTAGCTATTAGATGATAACCATACTAAGATATTGCAATCCTTGGACTACTAATCTACATTTTAGACAACCAAGTTGTCAGAAGGAAAAGGAGGTTTCTTGCACAAAATCGAGGTACCATTTTGTGTATACACAGCTACTAGCAGAATAATTAACATGATGAAGTATTTACTGGTAAAATGGTAGCAACAATATATAGATGGTTATTAATGTCGACATGCTGACCTACTTAGCCTTAGACATTACCTGCTTTCGAGACTTTGAAGGCCCTAGTCAACTTCTTGGGCAGTGTTAGTcaccaatcatcatatttcataacCACCGTGACAGAAAATCAAGCCAACTAATTAAATAATTATTGGACTAACAACCAATACTCTTGTTGCATGTTAGTGTTTATCTTGTCTCAGAAGCCACGTCTTTGATTAGTGCTGTACTGGAACATTGGCTTGCTGATGATATGATTGTCATTAAAATAATATGTTCTATTGGTTCCAAGACCCAAATACTAGATGGGTCATAAGGAAGCTATAATTCAGCCATTATGAAATTTGTGTTTGAAGAAATTAATAAATTTGTATTCTTATGATCATTAATTTATATTACTTACGGATCCAATATGAATGACATTTGTTTTATCATTGTGCTCGTTCATCATATCGTTGCCTTTGTTTCTTGGTTCACTATCCAAGCATTGCTAATTGCAATAGAAGTATTCGCATTTGCTAACTGAAGAAATAGCGAAATATTGCCTAGTTTTCTTCTAAGTTTCAGATTGGATTTCAAGTTATCAAAATATTGCctatcaaaatatcaaaacatTACTAATATGATGACAAACTTTCTTTGCAGAATTTGGATTTCAAGTTTCCTCTAACAGTGTCATGCATCCACTTCATATGTTCTTCTGTTGGAGCATATATTGCCATCAAATTGCTTAAGATTAAGCCCTTGATTGAGGTAAAATCTGAAGATCGATGGAGGAGAATATTCCCAATGTCATTTGTGTTTTGCATCAATATTGTATTGGGAAATGTGAGCTTGCGGTATATCCCAGTTTCATTTATGCAGACAATAAAATCCTTCACACCTGCAACAACAGGTTGGTTTATTGTTTTCTCTCCATATGTTCCTGTCTTTAGTTTCTTTATCAGTATGAGATTTCACATAGCTTGTATCTTATCTGATTCATATGTATTTCCCAGTCATTCTTCAGTGGTTAGTTTGGAGAAAATTTTTTGAATGGCGCATTTGGGCTTCATTGGTACCCATTGTTGGGGGTATTCTTTTAACCTCAATAACAGAGCTTAGTTTCAATGTATTTGGATTTTGTGCTGCTCTAGTTGGCTGTCTTGCTACATCAACAAAGACAATCCTGGCAGAGTCTCTTCTTCATGGATATAAATTTGACAGGTAATGGTTCTTATTTGTGAATTATTAACTTTGATTTTTCAATATGACAAGTTGAAACTATCTTAAAATGCTCTTAACAGAGCTAATCACTTTTCTGTATAGCCCGATGCATGCTGCTTTTGGTCTCATTCCTGAAAGTAGAGAATGAGATACATCTTCTTATCCCATCCATGGGCAAGTTATTTGTGAAAAATGTTCTGCTTAGCCCTTTGCACGATATCTCATGTGGATATCTGATTGGACAATCAATCTCATATTATATTAGCTAAAATATAAACATTCCAGTTTATGTTTAATCATTTCATGGGTGTTGAATGTAATGAATAGTCTGTTACTACTATTTTTTAAGATGTTTTACAGTGTCAAATCATTTGGTTGTTGATGACTCA comes from Musa acuminata AAA Group cultivar baxijiao chromosome BXJ3-3, Cavendish_Baxijiao_AAA, whole genome shotgun sequence and encodes:
- the LOC103979130 gene encoding short-chain dehydrogenase TIC 32, chloroplastic translates to MGSWNWIPLFWKGDKVSSRGFHSSSTAEEVTEGIDASQLTAIVTGATSGIGKETARVLALRGATVVIPCRSLESGGKVKESILEQNADAKIHVMEMDLSSLDSVESFARSFNSSYEHLNILINNAGIMACPFQLSKDGIEMQFATNHLGHFLLTNLLMNKMIVTAEETGIQGRIVSVSSLGHSSKFDESWFNLEKINDQSNYGPFAAYSHSKLANIWHANELSRRLQEKGCNITANSLHPGAIHTNVCRYLNISSFILDAIAVAMKPFLKSIPQGASTTCYLALHPDMKDVTGKYFGDCNETLPSAVARDEELSIKCWEFSQQLLNNLRGPIVEH
- the LOC103979129 gene encoding UDP-galactose transporter 1, with protein sequence MEESKVLDGKTLRTVLSILQWWGFNVTVIIMNKWIFQNLDFKFPLTVSCIHFICSSVGAYIAIKLLKIKPLIEVKSEDRWRRIFPMSFVFCINIVLGNVSLRYIPVSFMQTIKSFTPATTVILQWLVWRKFFEWRIWASLVPIVGGILLTSITELSFNVFGFCAALVGCLATSTKTILAESLLHGYKFDSINTVYYMAPFATMILALPAILLEGAGVVDWLYSHQSICSSMIIIFSSGVLAFCLNFSIFYVIHSTTAVTFNVAGNLKVAVAVLVSWIIFRNPISALNAVGCAVTLSGCTFYGYVRHKLSQQPTISGTPRTPRTPRSLMELLPLVNDKQDKA